From Companilactobacillus heilongjiangensis, one genomic window encodes:
- the rpe gene encoding ribulose-phosphate 3-epimerase, which translates to MTVKIAPSILSADIMNLERDVRAADKAGADVFHIDLMDGNFVPNMSFSPAIIAGMRRVTDKPLDIHMMIENPDAYIKTVIDAGASTVLIHAESTQHIYRSIELVKKYGAKAGVVVNPGTPLETVKELFPIIDRILVMTVNPGFGGQTFIPGMTKKIQRLDQLRQTAADDNFDIEVDGGINSETIAQCAKAGADIFVAGSYLFNGQDGLESRIDGLRSVALEAKQ; encoded by the coding sequence ATGACAGTAAAGATTGCACCTTCAATTTTATCTGCAGATATTATGAACCTAGAACGAGACGTTAGAGCAGCTGATAAAGCCGGAGCTGACGTTTTCCACATTGATTTGATGGATGGTAACTTTGTTCCTAACATGTCGTTTAGTCCAGCAATTATCGCTGGTATGCGCCGTGTTACTGACAAGCCTTTAGATATTCACATGATGATTGAAAACCCTGACGCATACATCAAAACAGTTATTGATGCTGGTGCCAGTACTGTTTTGATTCATGCTGAAAGTACACAACACATTTATCGTTCAATTGAATTAGTTAAAAAGTATGGTGCTAAAGCTGGGGTTGTAGTTAACCCGGGTACACCTTTGGAGACAGTTAAAGAATTGTTCCCAATTATTGACCGTATTTTAGTTATGACAGTTAACCCAGGTTTCGGTGGTCAAACATTTATCCCCGGTATGACTAAGAAAATTCAACGTTTGGATCAATTGCGCCAAACAGCTGCCGACGACAATTTCGATATTGAAGTTGACGGTGGTATCAATTCTGAAACAATTGCACAATGTGCTAAAGCTGGAGCTGACATTTTTGTTGCTGGCTCATATCTATTCAATGGACAAGATGGACTAGAAAGCCGCATTGACGGCCTACGTTCAGTGGCTTTGGAAGCTAAGCAATGA
- the rsgA gene encoding ribosome small subunit-dependent GTPase A translates to MERIGRIIKSISGFYDVLDDENSELIRTRARGNFRKRKIKPLVGDKVKFDSTGDLGYILEILPRENSLVRPPIANIDQAIVVTSAAEPNFSSNLLDKILINIEHNDITPLIYLTKSDLLSEEKYLELKDILAGYHNAGYQVFDDQDSYNDTQVEKLEETFADKVTVFTGQSGAGKSTLLNHIDTELGLATAAISQTLNRGKHTTRQVSLFDIADGLVADTPGFSSIDLMNVTAEELPTLFPEFLQYSGGCQFRGCRHVNEPNCQVKAALEDGKIMHSRYDNYLYFLNEINSYKKRY, encoded by the coding sequence ATGGAACGAATAGGAAGAATTATAAAATCAATCAGTGGATTTTATGATGTTCTAGATGATGAAAATTCTGAATTGATCAGAACACGGGCACGCGGTAATTTCCGTAAACGTAAAATTAAGCCTTTAGTCGGCGATAAAGTTAAATTTGATTCGACGGGCGATTTGGGCTATATTCTCGAGATTTTGCCTCGTGAAAATAGCTTAGTTCGTCCACCGATTGCTAATATCGATCAAGCAATCGTGGTCACTTCAGCAGCCGAACCTAATTTTTCTAGCAATTTGTTGGATAAAATTTTGATCAATATCGAACATAACGATATTACACCGCTGATTTATTTGACTAAATCTGACCTTTTGAGTGAAGAAAAATATCTTGAATTGAAGGATATTTTGGCCGGATACCATAACGCTGGCTATCAAGTTTTTGATGATCAGGATAGTTATAACGATACGCAGGTTGAGAAACTTGAAGAGACATTTGCAGATAAAGTGACTGTCTTTACAGGTCAGTCTGGTGCTGGTAAATCAACATTGTTGAACCACATTGATACTGAATTGGGACTCGCTACTGCAGCGATTTCTCAAACTTTGAATCGTGGTAAACATACAACTAGACAAGTATCGCTATTTGATATTGCTGATGGGTTAGTAGCTGATACGCCGGGATTTTCATCGATTGATTTGATGAATGTAACGGCAGAAGAATTGCCAACGCTCTTTCCAGAATTTCTTCAGTATAGCGGTGGCTGTCAGTTCCGTGGTTGCCGTCACGTTAATGAACCCAATTGTCAGGTCAAAGCGGCTTTAGAGGATGGCAAAATTATGCACAGCCGTTATGACAATTACTTATACTTCTTAAATGAAATTAATTCATACAAAAAAAGATATTGA
- the pknB gene encoding Stk1 family PASTA domain-containing Ser/Thr kinase encodes MEKGYLVGGRYEILGTLGEGGMANVYLANDTLLNRKVAVKALRYDLQDDESVKRRFGREAKATSGLSNPNIVNVLDVGNDDGVQYIVIEYVDGPNLKKYIRTHFPIPYREVVDIMKQICMAVSDAHEHGIIHRDLKPENILVDEKKDPIQVKVSDFGIALALSERSITRTNSLLGSVHYMSPEQIKGRSATVLSDIYALGIILFELLTKHVPFTGDTAVTVALKHSKEEMPDLKKIDPNIPQPLENAVLKATAKDPDQRYQSVREMCDDLNTCLMPERADEPKFIPTPINNLEETRVMEPLDAAVEKSAPEKKPQKMSRRRKLILLASMVPLVLILFIVAMVIKSNQETTVPDLYNLTVKQANVILKSSNLSVGDVSKENDDDVDAGHVIKSIPAKGLKLKNGAKVNLVVSLGATYYKMPKLVGKQYEDVSDNLKRRGFKVKVDYKATNQYDAGTIIKQSIPRGKKVVTKNKSLTLTVAKIKTVKPKVVKVRDLTGYNLKSIQDYASETGLTLNTSYEYSDEIESGLLISQTPTANSTISQGGTLSVVMSKGADPDKSSSDKDDSDSEHNGSSSNSSGTSTVTKDITIPYDSSGSNNVTIYISDATHSIGTVYKTMTITGDTPVTLSFNLKDGQTGSYIVERNNKTVLGGSVNG; translated from the coding sequence ATGGAGAAAGGTTACCTAGTAGGCGGTCGTTATGAGATTCTAGGTACACTTGGTGAAGGCGGGATGGCCAATGTTTATTTGGCTAATGACACACTTTTAAACCGGAAAGTGGCTGTAAAAGCTTTACGGTATGATCTCCAGGATGATGAGTCTGTAAAAAGGAGATTTGGACGTGAAGCCAAGGCAACTAGTGGTCTCTCAAATCCAAACATTGTGAATGTTTTGGATGTCGGAAATGATGATGGCGTGCAGTATATTGTCATTGAATATGTCGATGGTCCGAATCTAAAGAAATATATTCGGACACATTTTCCGATTCCATACCGCGAAGTTGTCGATATTATGAAACAGATTTGTATGGCAGTGTCTGATGCACACGAACACGGAATCATTCATCGTGATCTGAAGCCAGAGAATATTTTGGTTGATGAGAAGAAAGATCCGATTCAAGTTAAAGTATCAGACTTTGGTATTGCACTTGCCCTGAGTGAACGTTCGATTACGAGAACTAATTCACTCTTGGGTTCAGTTCATTACATGTCGCCAGAACAGATCAAGGGACGTTCAGCAACTGTTTTATCAGATATCTATGCGTTGGGAATTATTTTGTTCGAGTTATTGACCAAACACGTTCCCTTTACCGGAGATACTGCCGTAACAGTCGCTTTGAAGCATTCCAAAGAGGAGATGCCCGATTTAAAGAAGATTGATCCAAACATCCCTCAGCCACTTGAAAATGCCGTTCTCAAGGCTACAGCAAAAGATCCAGATCAACGTTATCAATCTGTTCGTGAGATGTGCGATGATCTGAATACTTGTCTGATGCCAGAACGCGCTGATGAACCTAAATTTATACCGACCCCAATTAATAATTTAGAAGAAACAAGAGTCATGGAGCCACTCGATGCTGCAGTCGAGAAGTCAGCACCAGAGAAGAAACCACAGAAGATGAGCCGACGCCGTAAATTGATTTTGTTAGCATCAATGGTGCCGTTAGTTTTGATACTCTTTATTGTCGCGATGGTGATCAAGAGTAATCAAGAGACGACTGTTCCAGATTTGTATAATCTGACAGTCAAGCAGGCCAACGTTATCCTCAAGAGTTCGAATCTGTCTGTTGGGGATGTCTCCAAAGAAAATGATGACGATGTTGACGCAGGTCATGTGATCAAGTCGATTCCCGCTAAAGGATTGAAGTTGAAAAACGGTGCCAAAGTTAACTTAGTTGTCAGTTTGGGTGCAACATATTACAAGATGCCAAAACTAGTTGGTAAGCAATATGAAGATGTTTCCGATAATTTGAAGCGACGTGGTTTCAAAGTTAAAGTCGATTACAAAGCAACCAATCAATACGATGCCGGAACGATTATTAAGCAGAGTATTCCGCGTGGTAAGAAGGTTGTGACGAAGAATAAGTCTTTGACATTAACCGTGGCTAAAATTAAAACGGTTAAGCCGAAAGTTGTTAAAGTTAGAGATTTGACGGGCTACAATTTGAAGAGTATTCAAGACTATGCCTCCGAAACTGGCTTAACTTTGAACACATCTTATGAATATTCCGATGAGATTGAAAGTGGCCTTTTGATTAGTCAAACACCAACTGCTAATAGTACAATTAGTCAAGGCGGTACGCTGTCCGTTGTAATGTCTAAGGGTGCAGACCCAGATAAGAGTAGTAGCGATAAAGACGACAGTGATTCGGAGCACAACGGCAGCAGTAGTAATTCGTCAGGAACAAGTACTGTAACTAAAGATATTACGATTCCTTACGATTCAAGCGGTAGTAACAATGTCACAATTTATATTTCTGATGCGACACATAGCATTGGGACTGTTTATAAGACCATGACAATTACCGGAGATACACCAGTAACATTGAGCTTTAATCTTAAAGATGGACAAACTGGATCCTATATAGTCGAACGCAACAATAAGACTGTGCTTGGCGGTTCAGTAAATGGGTGA
- a CDS encoding Stp1/IreP family PP2C-type Ser/Thr phosphatase, whose product MEYALLTDVGKLRENNQDYVNVFKNKKDIVFGIVADGMGGHRGGDVASDMAVSHLGHNFEESEVDNIAELREWIIRELSKENDRIVSVSNQFDDLNGMGTTMVGVFFIGDKMMVVNVGDSRCYIYTDGELKQLSVDHSLVHELLETGQISPEEAENHPQKNIITQTLGVSQTVQPRVKDFDLVDNSIILLCTDGLTNMVPENEIKDVLAQKKMSLETKCHILIDKANAAGGRDNITALLFSTKNNGGNH is encoded by the coding sequence ATGGAATATGCGTTATTAACTGATGTTGGAAAACTCAGAGAAAACAATCAGGACTATGTGAATGTTTTCAAGAATAAGAAAGATATTGTTTTTGGAATTGTAGCTGATGGTATGGGTGGACACCGTGGTGGCGACGTTGCCTCAGATATGGCTGTCTCTCATTTAGGTCACAATTTCGAAGAATCAGAAGTTGACAATATTGCTGAACTACGTGAATGGATCATTCGCGAATTGAGTAAGGAAAATGACCGTATCGTTTCCGTTTCCAACCAATTTGATGATTTAAATGGTATGGGAACAACAATGGTCGGGGTGTTCTTCATCGGGGACAAGATGATGGTCGTAAATGTCGGTGATTCTAGATGCTACATTTATACTGACGGTGAATTGAAGCAGTTGAGTGTCGATCACTCATTGGTTCACGAATTGTTAGAGACTGGTCAAATCAGCCCTGAAGAAGCGGAAAATCATCCGCAGAAGAATATTATTACGCAGACACTCGGAGTTTCACAAACCGTTCAACCACGTGTTAAAGACTTTGATTTAGTGGATAACTCAATCATTCTCTTATGTACCGATGGTTTGACGAATATGGTGCCAGAAAATGAAATCAAAGATGTTCTAGCACAAAAGAAGATGAGTCTAGAAACCAAGTGTCATATCTTAATCGACAAGGCAAATGCTGCCGGTGGAAGAGATAATATTACTGCCTTACTCTTTTCTACTAAAAATAATGGAGGTAATCACTAG
- the rsmB gene encoding 16S rRNA (cytosine(967)-C(5))-methyltransferase RsmB, giving the protein MEISNLLNKADMSDADSRLMTNIVYGVIQHKYVLEYQLEPYLKDKKLDLWLDLLLQTAIYQMCYLDKIPAHAILNESTEIAKKRANQGAGNLVNAVLRNFQRHGTREMPGKDTVYDMSLLYSVPRWLVDEFVEQQGLEKTKEILKTINQPSNVSIRVNTNKTTVADLQKVLQDKGFDVKPSKISAVGLVCESGNLVDTDEFRAGLYTIQDESSMLVAPALDLQPNSRVLDACAAPGGKTTHIASYIKSGEGEVTALDIHKHKTKLIRSNSERMGYQDIISTGATDARKAKDILNTTFDRILVDAPCSGLGLMRRKPELRYFRQPEDLMNLQRVQLEILNSMVDLLEVNGKMVFSTCTFDEEENEQVVEKFLAANKNFELVPVKHDSVMDDSVKNGMLKVLPSDYFTDGFFIATFVRKN; this is encoded by the coding sequence ATCGAAATCAGCAACCTTTTAAATAAGGCTGATATGTCTGATGCGGATAGTCGCTTGATGACAAATATCGTCTATGGCGTAATTCAACATAAATACGTTTTGGAATATCAATTGGAACCATATTTGAAAGATAAGAAACTTGATCTATGGTTGGATTTGTTACTACAAACAGCCATTTATCAAATGTGCTACTTGGACAAGATTCCGGCTCATGCCATTTTGAATGAATCAACTGAAATCGCTAAAAAGCGTGCCAATCAAGGTGCCGGTAATTTAGTTAACGCTGTTTTGAGAAACTTCCAACGCCATGGTACTAGAGAGATGCCAGGTAAAGATACAGTTTATGATATGAGTCTTTTGTACAGTGTGCCTCGCTGGTTAGTCGATGAATTTGTTGAACAACAAGGTCTTGAAAAAACTAAAGAAATTTTGAAGACTATCAACCAACCTTCAAACGTTTCTATTCGTGTAAATACAAACAAGACAACTGTGGCCGATTTACAAAAAGTTTTACAAGATAAAGGATTTGACGTAAAACCAAGCAAAATTTCAGCAGTTGGGTTAGTCTGTGAGAGTGGTAACTTGGTCGACACTGATGAATTCAGAGCCGGACTATACACAATTCAAGATGAAAGTTCAATGTTAGTCGCTCCTGCACTTGATTTACAACCAAATAGCCGTGTGCTTGATGCCTGTGCTGCCCCTGGTGGAAAGACAACTCACATCGCCAGTTACATTAAGTCTGGTGAGGGTGAAGTTACAGCCTTGGATATTCACAAACACAAGACTAAGTTGATCCGTAGCAACAGTGAACGTATGGGTTATCAAGATATTATTAGTACTGGGGCAACTGATGCTCGTAAAGCTAAAGATATTTTGAACACAACATTTGATCGTATTTTAGTTGATGCTCCATGTTCTGGACTTGGTTTGATGAGAAGAAAACCAGAGTTGAGATATTTCCGTCAACCAGAAGATTTGATGAACTTGCAACGTGTTCAACTAGAAATTCTGAACAGCATGGTTGATCTACTCGAAGTCAACGGTAAGATGGTCTTCAGTACATGTACCTTCGATGAAGAAGAGAACGAACAAGTAGTTGAGAAATTCTTAGCTGCTAACAAGAATTTTGAATTAGTACCAGTTAAGCATGATTCAGTGATGGATGATTCCGTTAAGAATGGCATGCTTAAGGTTCTACCAAGTGATTACTTTACGGATGGTTTCTTTATAGCTACTTTCGTTAGAAAAAATTAA